A region from the Plutella xylostella chromosome 8, ilPluXylo3.1, whole genome shotgun sequence genome encodes:
- the LOC105392025 gene encoding uncharacterized protein LOC105392025 isoform X2, whose product MNDISVKLVDSPKTVPGDVQAVPPVEEGAGDVDPLAIDLQEVKVEKVDAPEETGDAAVEPAERDCDENAKEKVETEITVDNGRTLDLQSERIKELLKDDNSSIDSTLDSEPPTDSNVGAEVPMEIAHAEPSLERIEVSPESPGKLEIVEETSNQSQLEEESLERPPKTEEVDVDTKTIEQEKKPEEKTIEFEPKVTIPETQAVKQNEINNIKLVVEEKKTVAKVPEPIVEKQEEKCPEVVKEADVEMKEVPKPETNNIPKDYTKVETQPEMAKPDVLPVNGDIAKDEQPIKRRASEEVEESPLKKLCQEVEKTFPKHDSMINDYIQTATKNNVDEIQRHTEQLLSEIQTLRELAQKKEHEWNNILHLKKVKEEILLRLLRRKQVISFEKSSEVNNGNCKDPFDYLNASKNLAIDKSDEISGLALKPPVTSVNQPIIQPPIMPPTSHFNMSGLPPPYDKAAHMNMPKVFPQQLMMPGPTMPFPRDMNMNGQLNSFGLPMGRQGPTKDVKSIIADYRQRNPDVTPRRGRRMKSILNPNMMNAPRQALPKVENLNLGMIFNNLDMNQKAMLERLSQMQGASLPNGMSFKDVLVQFANIQQQNPGLIPPRPDMMPHRPEPPARPERRRAERPSQEIREEVHMPTKQSERERLASSSPRLPPPPYPEISLLPVNSNQEGGNSQQNSLLHGILTKQAAASPQSYSPTLAKLLTSPERNQKAPTLPSFGQAKNCGEITITPVQPSAAEAEKPEEVVQLDDEEATSRSAASSPSARGASPPADAPLCQGCRRRDAQFVCAGCGNQWYCSRDCQVAAWDDHSEMCSG is encoded by the exons AGTAGACAATGGAAGGACGCTAGATCTGCAATCTGAGCGGATTAAGG AATTACTCAAAGATGACAATAGTTCCATTGATAGTACTTTAGACAGTGAGCCCCCTACAGATAGTAATGTGGGAGCTGAAGTCCCTATGGAGATAGCTCATGCTGAACCCTCTTTGGAAAGAATAGAGGTCAGCCCCGAGAGTCCAGGGAAACTGGAGATAGTTGAGGAAACATCTAACCAATCTCAGTTAGAGGAAGAATCTTTAGAAAGACCTCCGAAAACTGAGGAAGTTGATGTAGACACCAAAACTATAGAACAGGAGAAAAAACCTGAAGAGAAAACAATTGAATTTGAACCAAAAGTCACAATACCTGAGACACAAGCAGTtaaacaaaatgaaataaataatattaagttagtagTTGAAGAGAAAAAGACAGTGGCTAAAGTTCCTGAGCCAATTGTAGAAAAACAGGAAGAAAAATGCCCTGAGGTGGTCAAAGAGGCAGATGTGGAAATGAAAGAAGTGCCTAAACCTGAGACTAATAATATTCCTAAAGATTATACAAAAGTTGAGACACAGCCTGAAATGGCAAAGCCTGATGTTTTGCCTGTGAATGGAGACATAGCAAAG GACGAGCAGCCAATAAAGAGACGTGCAAGTGAGGAAGTGGAAGAATCACCCCTCAAGAAGCTCTGTCAGGAAGTTGAGAAGACCTTCCCGAAGCATGACAGCATGATCAACGACTACATCCAGACCGCCACAAAGAACAATGTTGATGAGATACAGAGGCATACGGAGCAGCTGCTATCAGAAATACAGACCCTGAGAGAGCTAGCCCAAAAGAAAGAACATGAATGGAACAACATCCTCCACCTAAAGAAAGTGAAAGAAGAAATCTTACTCCGATTACTCAGAAGAAAACAGGTGATATCATTTGAGAAGTCATCAGAAGTAAACAATGGCAACTGCAAAGATCCCTTTGACTACCTAAATGCATCTAAAAACTTGGCCATAGATAAAAGCGATGAAATATCTGGTCTGGCACTAAAACCGCCTGTAACTAGTGTTAACCAGCCGATCATACAGCCGCCTATAATGCCTCCGACATCACACTTCAACATGTCAGGGTTGCCACCTCCTTACGATAAGGCAGCTCATATGAATATGCCCAAGGTTTTCCCCCAACAGCTAATGATGCCGGGGCCTACAATGCCGTTTCCTCGAGATATGAATATGAATGGACAGTTAAATAGCTTTGGTCTACCGATGGGCAGACAGGGGCCCACTAAAGATGTGAAGTCTATAATAGCAGATTACAGGCAGCGGAACCCGGATGTCACCCCGAGGCGAGGAAGAAGAATGAAGTCGATACTGAACCCTAACATGATGAATGCGCCGCGCCAGGCCCTGCCTAAGGTGGAGAATCTTAATCTAGGAATGATATTCAATAACTTGGATATG AACCAAAAAGCGATGCTCGAACGCCTCTCCCAAATGCAAGGGGCCAGTTTACCCAATGGCATGTCGTTCAAAGACGTGTTAGTTCAGTTCGCGAACATCCAGCAGCAGAACCCGGGCCTCATCCCGCCGCGGCCCGACATGATGCCGCATCGGCCGGAGCCGCCGGCAAGACCGGAGCGGCGGCGAGCGGAGAGGCCGAGTCAGGAGATTAGA GAAGAAGTGCACATGCCCACAAAGCAGAGCGAGAGGGAGCGCCTGGCGTCTTCCAGCCCGCGCCTGCCGCCGCCCCCGTACCCCGAGATCTCACTGTTACCGGTCAACTCCAACCAAGAAGGCGGCAACTCGCAACAAAACTCCTTGCTGCACGGCATCTTGACGAAG CAGGCGGCCGCCTCCCCGCAGAGTTACTCGCCGACGTTGGCTAAACTGCTTACATCGCCGGAAAGGAATCAAAAAGCACCAACATTACCATCTTTCGGTCAGGCCAAG AACTGTGGAGAGATCACGATCACGCCGGTGCAGCCGAGCGCGGCCGAGGCGGAGAAACCGGAGGAGGTCGTGCAACTT GACGACGAAGAAGCGACCTCCCGTTCAGCCGCATCCTCCCCCTCCGCGCGCGGCGCCTCCCCCCCCGCGGACGCCCCCCTCTGCCAGGGATGCCGGCGGAGAGACGCGCAGTTCGTGTGTGCGGGCTGCGGGAACCAGTGGTACTGCTCGCGGGACTGTCAG GTGGCGGCGTGGGACGATCACTCTGAAATGTGCTCCGGGTAA
- the LOC105392025 gene encoding uncharacterized protein LOC105392025 isoform X1 translates to MNDISVKLVDSPKTVPGDVQAVPPVEEGAGDVDPLAIDLQEVKVEKVDAPEETGDAAVEPAERDCDENAKEKVETEITVDNGRTLDLQSERIKEELLKDDNSSIDSTLDSEPPTDSNVGAEVPMEIAHAEPSLERIEVSPESPGKLEIVEETSNQSQLEEESLERPPKTEEVDVDTKTIEQEKKPEEKTIEFEPKVTIPETQAVKQNEINNIKLVVEEKKTVAKVPEPIVEKQEEKCPEVVKEADVEMKEVPKPETNNIPKDYTKVETQPEMAKPDVLPVNGDIAKDEQPIKRRASEEVEESPLKKLCQEVEKTFPKHDSMINDYIQTATKNNVDEIQRHTEQLLSEIQTLRELAQKKEHEWNNILHLKKVKEEILLRLLRRKQVISFEKSSEVNNGNCKDPFDYLNASKNLAIDKSDEISGLALKPPVTSVNQPIIQPPIMPPTSHFNMSGLPPPYDKAAHMNMPKVFPQQLMMPGPTMPFPRDMNMNGQLNSFGLPMGRQGPTKDVKSIIADYRQRNPDVTPRRGRRMKSILNPNMMNAPRQALPKVENLNLGMIFNNLDMNQKAMLERLSQMQGASLPNGMSFKDVLVQFANIQQQNPGLIPPRPDMMPHRPEPPARPERRRAERPSQEIREEVHMPTKQSERERLASSSPRLPPPPYPEISLLPVNSNQEGGNSQQNSLLHGILTKQAAASPQSYSPTLAKLLTSPERNQKAPTLPSFGQAKNCGEITITPVQPSAAEAEKPEEVVQLDDEEATSRSAASSPSARGASPPADAPLCQGCRRRDAQFVCAGCGNQWYCSRDCQVAAWDDHSEMCSG, encoded by the exons AGTAGACAATGGAAGGACGCTAGATCTGCAATCTGAGCGGATTAAGG AAGAATTACTCAAAGATGACAATAGTTCCATTGATAGTACTTTAGACAGTGAGCCCCCTACAGATAGTAATGTGGGAGCTGAAGTCCCTATGGAGATAGCTCATGCTGAACCCTCTTTGGAAAGAATAGAGGTCAGCCCCGAGAGTCCAGGGAAACTGGAGATAGTTGAGGAAACATCTAACCAATCTCAGTTAGAGGAAGAATCTTTAGAAAGACCTCCGAAAACTGAGGAAGTTGATGTAGACACCAAAACTATAGAACAGGAGAAAAAACCTGAAGAGAAAACAATTGAATTTGAACCAAAAGTCACAATACCTGAGACACAAGCAGTtaaacaaaatgaaataaataatattaagttagtagTTGAAGAGAAAAAGACAGTGGCTAAAGTTCCTGAGCCAATTGTAGAAAAACAGGAAGAAAAATGCCCTGAGGTGGTCAAAGAGGCAGATGTGGAAATGAAAGAAGTGCCTAAACCTGAGACTAATAATATTCCTAAAGATTATACAAAAGTTGAGACACAGCCTGAAATGGCAAAGCCTGATGTTTTGCCTGTGAATGGAGACATAGCAAAG GACGAGCAGCCAATAAAGAGACGTGCAAGTGAGGAAGTGGAAGAATCACCCCTCAAGAAGCTCTGTCAGGAAGTTGAGAAGACCTTCCCGAAGCATGACAGCATGATCAACGACTACATCCAGACCGCCACAAAGAACAATGTTGATGAGATACAGAGGCATACGGAGCAGCTGCTATCAGAAATACAGACCCTGAGAGAGCTAGCCCAAAAGAAAGAACATGAATGGAACAACATCCTCCACCTAAAGAAAGTGAAAGAAGAAATCTTACTCCGATTACTCAGAAGAAAACAGGTGATATCATTTGAGAAGTCATCAGAAGTAAACAATGGCAACTGCAAAGATCCCTTTGACTACCTAAATGCATCTAAAAACTTGGCCATAGATAAAAGCGATGAAATATCTGGTCTGGCACTAAAACCGCCTGTAACTAGTGTTAACCAGCCGATCATACAGCCGCCTATAATGCCTCCGACATCACACTTCAACATGTCAGGGTTGCCACCTCCTTACGATAAGGCAGCTCATATGAATATGCCCAAGGTTTTCCCCCAACAGCTAATGATGCCGGGGCCTACAATGCCGTTTCCTCGAGATATGAATATGAATGGACAGTTAAATAGCTTTGGTCTACCGATGGGCAGACAGGGGCCCACTAAAGATGTGAAGTCTATAATAGCAGATTACAGGCAGCGGAACCCGGATGTCACCCCGAGGCGAGGAAGAAGAATGAAGTCGATACTGAACCCTAACATGATGAATGCGCCGCGCCAGGCCCTGCCTAAGGTGGAGAATCTTAATCTAGGAATGATATTCAATAACTTGGATATG AACCAAAAAGCGATGCTCGAACGCCTCTCCCAAATGCAAGGGGCCAGTTTACCCAATGGCATGTCGTTCAAAGACGTGTTAGTTCAGTTCGCGAACATCCAGCAGCAGAACCCGGGCCTCATCCCGCCGCGGCCCGACATGATGCCGCATCGGCCGGAGCCGCCGGCAAGACCGGAGCGGCGGCGAGCGGAGAGGCCGAGTCAGGAGATTAGA GAAGAAGTGCACATGCCCACAAAGCAGAGCGAGAGGGAGCGCCTGGCGTCTTCCAGCCCGCGCCTGCCGCCGCCCCCGTACCCCGAGATCTCACTGTTACCGGTCAACTCCAACCAAGAAGGCGGCAACTCGCAACAAAACTCCTTGCTGCACGGCATCTTGACGAAG CAGGCGGCCGCCTCCCCGCAGAGTTACTCGCCGACGTTGGCTAAACTGCTTACATCGCCGGAAAGGAATCAAAAAGCACCAACATTACCATCTTTCGGTCAGGCCAAG AACTGTGGAGAGATCACGATCACGCCGGTGCAGCCGAGCGCGGCCGAGGCGGAGAAACCGGAGGAGGTCGTGCAACTT GACGACGAAGAAGCGACCTCCCGTTCAGCCGCATCCTCCCCCTCCGCGCGCGGCGCCTCCCCCCCCGCGGACGCCCCCCTCTGCCAGGGATGCCGGCGGAGAGACGCGCAGTTCGTGTGTGCGGGCTGCGGGAACCAGTGGTACTGCTCGCGGGACTGTCAG GTGGCGGCGTGGGACGATCACTCTGAAATGTGCTCCGGGTAA
- the LOC105392025 gene encoding uncharacterized protein LOC105392025 isoform X3, with protein sequence MNDISVKLVDSPKTVPGDVQAVPPVEEGAGDVDPLAIDLQEVKVEKVDAPEETGDAAVEPAERDCDENAKEKVETEITVDNGRTLDLQSERIKEELLKDDNSSIDSTLDSEPPTDSNVGAEVPMEIAHAEPSLERIEVSPESPGKLEIVEETSNQSQLEEESLERPPKTEEVDVDTKTIEQEKKPEEKTIEFEPKVTIPETQAVKQNEINNIKLVVEEKKTVAKVPEPIVEKQEEKCPEVVKEADVEMKEVPKPETNNIPKDYTKVETQPEMAKPDVLPVNGDIAKDEQPIKRRASEEVEESPLKKLCQEVEKTFPKHDSMINDYIQTATKNNVDEIQRHTEQLLSEIQTLRELAQKKEHEWNNILHLKKVKEEILLRLLRRKQVISFEKSSEVNNGNCKDPFDYLNASKNLAIDKSDEISGLALKPPVTSVNQPIIQPPIMPPTSHFNMSGLPPPYDKAAHMNMPKVFPQQLMMPGPTMPFPRDMNMNGQLNSFGLPMGRQGPTKDVKSIIADYRQRNPDVTPRRGRRMKSILNPNMMNAPRQALPKVENLNLGMIFNNLDMNQKAMLERLSQMQGASLPNGMSFKDVLVQFANIQQQNPGLIPPRPDMMPHRPEPPARPERRRAERPSQEIREEVHMPTKQSERERLASSSPRLPPPPYPEISLLPVNSNQEGGNSQQNSLLHGILTKNCGEITITPVQPSAAEAEKPEEVVQLDDEEATSRSAASSPSARGASPPADAPLCQGCRRRDAQFVCAGCGNQWYCSRDCQVAAWDDHSEMCSG encoded by the exons AGTAGACAATGGAAGGACGCTAGATCTGCAATCTGAGCGGATTAAGG AAGAATTACTCAAAGATGACAATAGTTCCATTGATAGTACTTTAGACAGTGAGCCCCCTACAGATAGTAATGTGGGAGCTGAAGTCCCTATGGAGATAGCTCATGCTGAACCCTCTTTGGAAAGAATAGAGGTCAGCCCCGAGAGTCCAGGGAAACTGGAGATAGTTGAGGAAACATCTAACCAATCTCAGTTAGAGGAAGAATCTTTAGAAAGACCTCCGAAAACTGAGGAAGTTGATGTAGACACCAAAACTATAGAACAGGAGAAAAAACCTGAAGAGAAAACAATTGAATTTGAACCAAAAGTCACAATACCTGAGACACAAGCAGTtaaacaaaatgaaataaataatattaagttagtagTTGAAGAGAAAAAGACAGTGGCTAAAGTTCCTGAGCCAATTGTAGAAAAACAGGAAGAAAAATGCCCTGAGGTGGTCAAAGAGGCAGATGTGGAAATGAAAGAAGTGCCTAAACCTGAGACTAATAATATTCCTAAAGATTATACAAAAGTTGAGACACAGCCTGAAATGGCAAAGCCTGATGTTTTGCCTGTGAATGGAGACATAGCAAAG GACGAGCAGCCAATAAAGAGACGTGCAAGTGAGGAAGTGGAAGAATCACCCCTCAAGAAGCTCTGTCAGGAAGTTGAGAAGACCTTCCCGAAGCATGACAGCATGATCAACGACTACATCCAGACCGCCACAAAGAACAATGTTGATGAGATACAGAGGCATACGGAGCAGCTGCTATCAGAAATACAGACCCTGAGAGAGCTAGCCCAAAAGAAAGAACATGAATGGAACAACATCCTCCACCTAAAGAAAGTGAAAGAAGAAATCTTACTCCGATTACTCAGAAGAAAACAGGTGATATCATTTGAGAAGTCATCAGAAGTAAACAATGGCAACTGCAAAGATCCCTTTGACTACCTAAATGCATCTAAAAACTTGGCCATAGATAAAAGCGATGAAATATCTGGTCTGGCACTAAAACCGCCTGTAACTAGTGTTAACCAGCCGATCATACAGCCGCCTATAATGCCTCCGACATCACACTTCAACATGTCAGGGTTGCCACCTCCTTACGATAAGGCAGCTCATATGAATATGCCCAAGGTTTTCCCCCAACAGCTAATGATGCCGGGGCCTACAATGCCGTTTCCTCGAGATATGAATATGAATGGACAGTTAAATAGCTTTGGTCTACCGATGGGCAGACAGGGGCCCACTAAAGATGTGAAGTCTATAATAGCAGATTACAGGCAGCGGAACCCGGATGTCACCCCGAGGCGAGGAAGAAGAATGAAGTCGATACTGAACCCTAACATGATGAATGCGCCGCGCCAGGCCCTGCCTAAGGTGGAGAATCTTAATCTAGGAATGATATTCAATAACTTGGATATG AACCAAAAAGCGATGCTCGAACGCCTCTCCCAAATGCAAGGGGCCAGTTTACCCAATGGCATGTCGTTCAAAGACGTGTTAGTTCAGTTCGCGAACATCCAGCAGCAGAACCCGGGCCTCATCCCGCCGCGGCCCGACATGATGCCGCATCGGCCGGAGCCGCCGGCAAGACCGGAGCGGCGGCGAGCGGAGAGGCCGAGTCAGGAGATTAGA GAAGAAGTGCACATGCCCACAAAGCAGAGCGAGAGGGAGCGCCTGGCGTCTTCCAGCCCGCGCCTGCCGCCGCCCCCGTACCCCGAGATCTCACTGTTACCGGTCAACTCCAACCAAGAAGGCGGCAACTCGCAACAAAACTCCTTGCTGCACGGCATCTTGACGAAG AACTGTGGAGAGATCACGATCACGCCGGTGCAGCCGAGCGCGGCCGAGGCGGAGAAACCGGAGGAGGTCGTGCAACTT GACGACGAAGAAGCGACCTCCCGTTCAGCCGCATCCTCCCCCTCCGCGCGCGGCGCCTCCCCCCCCGCGGACGCCCCCCTCTGCCAGGGATGCCGGCGGAGAGACGCGCAGTTCGTGTGTGCGGGCTGCGGGAACCAGTGGTACTGCTCGCGGGACTGTCAG GTGGCGGCGTGGGACGATCACTCTGAAATGTGCTCCGGGTAA
- the LOC105394086 gene encoding GATOR complex protein NPRL2, producing MDENIGNAKYYEGCGQEGPIRCIFLCEFHPTAGPTITCQVPENYISKDIFDTVSHYIIPKVQLQRCTLTVTLLGSKILGFPVRLDNKKYARNAYYFNLCFVCDAWARTVHLEPLVKKLTEYLLSMELETEWLSRQSRSGDARALGGLMRQVMRDINSRRMCTLTVGTTTTHLTVVRVNSDPAPVRDHQVPVFLYSRHSFAPDQWDLTTNQILPYIDGFNHVSKIAALTDVEVSLVRACVQNLVYYGVVTLVPMFQYCAVYSATPKLRQLTRCAGLQRQCLEFAARSARQLPKVSDAFRMYAGMTYGTCIRELCRRLRPQDLAINERKLVLFGVLEGLIRRVYKYPINITHDDDDADSVRSEHSQPLVRTYNGLVCLDELCCQGGLTAAQLEEQLENDSNVAFIVK from the exons ATGGATGAAAATATAGGGAATGCCAAATATTACGAAGGTTGTGGTCAGGAGGGCCCGATCCGATGCATATTTCTGTGCGAGTTCCACCCGACGGCGGGGCCCACCATCACCTGCCAGGTGCCAGAGAACTATATTTCGAAGGATATCTTCGACACCGTGAGCCATTATATCATACCTAAAGTGCAGTTGCAGCGGTGCACGTTGACAGt AACCCTCCTTGGGTCGAAGATCCTGGGTTTCCCTGTTCGGCTGGACAACAAGAAGTATGCTCGCAATGCATACTACTTCAACCTATGCTTCGTCTGTGACGCGTGGGCGAGGACTGTCCACCTTGAGCCACTAGTCAAGAAACTCACAGAGTATCTG CTATCCATGGAGCTGGAGACGGAGTGGCTGTCGCGGCAGTCGCGCTCGGGCGACGCGCGCGCGCTGGGCGGCCTCATGCGCCAGGTCATGCGCGACATCAACAGCCGCCGCATGTGCACGCTCACCG TGGGCACCACAACCACGCACCTGACCGTGGTCCGCGTGAACAGCGACCCGGCGCCCGTGCGGGACCACCAGGTGCCCGTGTTCTTGTACAGCCGTCACAGCTTCGCGCCAGACCAGTGGGACCTCACCACCAACCAG ATCCTGCCCTACATAGACGGTTTCAACCACGTGTCCAAGATCGCGGCGCTCACCGACGTAGAAGTCAGCCTCGTACGCGCGTGTGTCCAGAACCTCGTTTACTACGGGGTGGTGACGCTGGTGCCGATGTTCCAGTACTGTGCGGTGTATAGTGCGACCCCCAAGCTGAGGCAGCTGACGCGGTGTGCCGGACTGCAGAGGCAGTGCTTGGAGTTCGCGGCGAGGTCTG CCCGccaactgcccaaagtgagcGACGCGTTCCGCATGTACGCCGGCATGACGTACGGCACGTGCATCCGGGAGCTGTGCCGGCGCCTGCGCCCGCAGGACCTCGCCATCAACGAGCGCAAGCTGGTGCTGTTCGGCGTGCTCGAGGGACTCATACGCAGGGTCTATAAG TACCCAATCAACATAACgcacgacgacgacgacgcaGACAGCGTGCGCAGCGAACACAGCCAACCTCTAGTCCGGACCTACAACGGCCTGGTCTGTCTCGACGAGCTGTGCTGCCAGGGGGGCCTGACCGCCGCCCAGCTGGAGGAACAGCTCGAGAATGATAGCAATGTCGCCTTCATTGTCAAGTGA